One window of Melioribacteraceae bacterium 4301-Me genomic DNA carries:
- a CDS encoding M16 family metallopeptidase codes for MRVKIILLFLFVVSQLTYPQERKINFVEYNLNNGLHVILHQDNSTPIVAITVTYHVGSKNEQPDRTGFAHFFEHLMFEGSEYIGRGEFDKISENAGGQNNASTSFDETFYYQILPSNQLELGLWMESERMLHLKIDSIGVETQRKVVKEERKQRLDNQPYGTLQEQVFKHAYKVHPYRWTPIGSAQYIDKATLDEFIDFYKHYYVPQNAVLSISGDINIEQAKKEIEKYFADIPRGKYEIKQPQIVEPPLNGEVRDTVYDNIQLPLVLFAYRIPAQGTPDYYALDMLNTILAQGQSSRLYKSLVDKQQKAVYAGSLNFALEDPGLFITYAVANVGVNAEDLEKAMQLELDKVKDSLISKREYQKLQNQTENDFVTSNSTNLGVARSLANYYLFFHNTNLINTEINKYMMVTREDIKRVADKYLNNDNRVVLYYLPKKANSTK; via the coding sequence ATGAGAGTAAAAATAATTTTACTTTTTCTCTTTGTAGTAAGCCAATTAACTTATCCACAAGAGAGAAAAATTAATTTTGTTGAGTACAACCTTAACAATGGACTGCATGTAATCTTACACCAGGATAATTCAACGCCGATAGTAGCAATTACAGTAACTTATCATGTGGGCTCTAAGAATGAGCAGCCTGACCGAACTGGCTTTGCACACTTTTTCGAACATTTAATGTTCGAGGGTTCTGAATATATTGGCAGGGGCGAGTTCGATAAAATTTCAGAGAATGCCGGTGGGCAAAACAATGCAAGTACGTCCTTCGATGAAACTTTTTATTATCAAATTTTGCCATCAAATCAATTAGAACTTGGATTGTGGATGGAATCAGAAAGAATGCTTCATTTGAAAATTGATTCAATTGGAGTTGAAACCCAAAGGAAAGTAGTAAAAGAAGAGCGAAAGCAGCGGTTGGACAATCAACCCTATGGCACATTGCAAGAACAAGTTTTTAAACATGCTTATAAAGTTCACCCATACAGATGGACTCCTATAGGATCTGCACAATATATCGACAAAGCTACTTTGGACGAGTTTATTGATTTTTATAAACATTATTATGTTCCACAAAATGCTGTTCTTTCTATTTCGGGAGACATAAACATAGAACAAGCTAAAAAAGAAATTGAAAAATATTTTGCGGATATACCGCGTGGTAAATACGAGATTAAACAACCACAAATAGTCGAACCGCCTCTAAACGGTGAGGTAAGAGATACAGTTTACGACAATATACAACTTCCACTTGTTCTGTTTGCATATAGAATTCCAGCTCAGGGAACACCAGACTATTATGCGCTTGATATGTTAAATACCATCCTCGCACAGGGACAAAGTTCGAGGTTATACAAGTCATTGGTAGACAAGCAGCAAAAAGCGGTATACGCTGGTTCATTAAACTTTGCTCTTGAAGACCCGGGTTTATTCATTACTTATGCCGTTGCAAATGTTGGAGTGAATGCTGAAGATCTCGAAAAAGCTATGCAGTTAGAATTAGATAAGGTAAAGGATTCTTTAATTTCTAAACGTGAATATCAAAAACTGCAGAACCAAACCGAAAATGATTTTGTTACTTCTAACAGTACTAACCTTGGTGTTGCAAGAAGTCTTGCTAACTATTATCTATTCTTCCATAATACAAACCTTATCAACACAGAAATAAATAAATACATGATGGTAACACGTGAGGATATTAAAAGAGTTGCCGATAAATATTTAAATAATGATAATCGTGTAGTTCTATATTATTTACCTAAAAAAGCCAATTCAACCAAATGA
- a CDS encoding PAS domain S-box protein codes for MLSKEFDNIETLKQIFENIDESIIIANQNDEIAYVNKSFCKTYLYELNEIVGKNIKVLHSDNQPSEAQTPTDNQQNSIPTDRKFINKKKNGSEFFVEYKSFPIKNKSETATVYIIKDISSDTKTEESIKSIQDKYRNLFIELKDAIYESTPDGKLLELNPSGYELLGIDPNYPLAKIDIANELYVHKEDRERFKQKLERDGYVKNYEINIKKKNGEIVTVLETAMAVKDQNGKIISYRGILRDITDAKKSEMQLKNLINKLAAVNEQLKESEQELKNSNASKDKFFSIIAHDLRSPFSSILSFSEFLTEDIEELSKEEIVSFANKIHEAAKNVFNLLENLLQWSRIQSGKIQFEPINFNMSHKAEEVIRLMQNNADSKNISIINDISNDSIVFADEDMIFSVLQNLLSNAIKFTRPGGTVRLTSEVKEKTIEFSIIDNGVGIKEDDIGKLFRLDVNHSTYGTNDEKGSGLGLILCKEMIEKNKGKIWVKSLVNSGTTFTFSLPRS; via the coding sequence ATGTTATCCAAAGAATTTGACAATATCGAAACATTAAAACAAATATTTGAGAATATTGATGAAAGCATAATCATAGCAAACCAAAACGATGAAATAGCATACGTTAATAAATCTTTCTGCAAAACATATCTGTATGAACTAAACGAAATTGTAGGTAAAAACATAAAAGTATTACATTCAGATAATCAGCCTTCCGAAGCACAAACTCCAACAGATAATCAACAAAACAGCATACCGACAGATAGAAAATTTATCAACAAGAAAAAAAATGGGTCTGAATTTTTTGTTGAGTATAAATCGTTTCCCATAAAAAATAAATCGGAAACAGCTACAGTTTATATAATCAAAGACATTTCAAGTGATACTAAAACTGAAGAATCTATAAAATCCATCCAAGATAAATACAGAAATCTTTTTATTGAACTTAAAGATGCAATTTACGAAAGCACACCAGACGGAAAACTTTTAGAGCTAAATCCTTCCGGTTACGAACTGTTAGGTATTGACCCAAACTACCCCCTTGCTAAAATAGATATTGCTAATGAACTTTATGTTCACAAAGAGGATCGTGAACGTTTCAAGCAAAAACTTGAGCGCGACGGCTATGTAAAAAATTATGAAATTAACATTAAGAAAAAAAACGGTGAAATAGTAACAGTACTTGAAACTGCAATGGCTGTGAAAGACCAGAACGGCAAAATTATTTCTTATAGAGGAATTTTAAGAGATATTACAGATGCTAAAAAGTCTGAAATGCAACTCAAAAATTTAATTAACAAGTTAGCAGCTGTAAATGAACAACTAAAAGAATCAGAACAAGAATTAAAAAATTCTAATGCTTCAAAAGATAAATTCTTTTCAATTATTGCTCACGATTTACGAAGTCCTTTCAGTTCAATTCTCAGCTTTTCCGAGTTCCTCACAGAAGATATAGAAGAATTAAGTAAAGAAGAGATAGTTTCCTTTGCTAATAAAATTCACGAGGCAGCAAAAAATGTTTTTAATCTACTGGAAAATTTATTGCAGTGGTCGCGTATTCAATCGGGCAAAATTCAATTTGAACCAATAAATTTTAATATGTCTCATAAAGCCGAAGAAGTTATTCGTCTAATGCAGAACAATGCTGATAGCAAAAACATTTCTATTATAAATGATATATCAAACGATTCTATTGTTTTTGCCGATGAAGATATGATTTTTTCTGTTTTGCAAAATCTTTTGTCCAACGCTATAAAATTCACAAGACCAGGAGGAACAGTAAGGTTAACTTCTGAAGTTAAAGAGAAAACAATTGAATTTTCTATAATCGATAACGGCGTTGGTATAAAAGAAGATGACATTGGAAAACTTTTTAGGTTGGATGTAAATCATTCAACTTATGGTACAAACGATGAGAAAGGAAGTGGACTTGGTTTAATTTTGTGCAAAGAAATGATAGAGAAAAACAAAGGTAAAATTTGGGTCAAAAGCTTAGTAAATTCAGGAACTACATTTACATTCTCTTTGCCGCGCAGCTAA
- a CDS encoding L-threonylcarbamoyladenylate synthase: MNIVNATKTNISLAAKIIKSGGLVAFPTETVYGLGADGLNPIAVAKIFEVKKRPQFNPLILHISDLKMLYKITNYNSKLIDRLIKEFWPGPLTLVLPKKDIVPNIVTAGNPTVAIRMPDHKVALELIKKSGVPIAAPSANVFSKLSPTTAQHVENQLGEKVNLILDGGKCRVGVESTIIKIDNKGVELLRPGGIPIEEIEIYTGKLKRRTTSNKPAAPGQLPYHYAPSIPIAFLSRNSIFKNKKKKVGAIFFSEKKINYEFASVKILSEKKDLREAAANLFQYLHELENQKLDIILVEKVQEKGLGLAIMDRLKKAIRKYK, encoded by the coding sequence ATGAATATAGTCAATGCAACCAAGACAAATATTTCACTTGCTGCCAAAATAATAAAGAGCGGAGGGTTAGTAGCTTTTCCTACTGAAACTGTTTACGGTCTTGGTGCAGACGGGCTTAACCCAATAGCGGTTGCAAAAATATTCGAAGTTAAAAAACGCCCTCAGTTTAATCCACTCATTTTACACATATCAGACTTAAAAATGCTTTATAAAATTACAAACTACAACAGCAAATTAATTGATAGATTAATAAAAGAATTTTGGCCTGGTCCATTAACTTTAGTTTTGCCAAAGAAAGACATTGTACCCAACATTGTAACCGCAGGAAATCCAACAGTTGCAATTAGGATGCCTGACCATAAAGTTGCACTTGAGTTAATAAAAAAAAGTGGCGTTCCTATTGCCGCTCCAAGTGCCAACGTATTTAGTAAATTGAGTCCTACCACAGCCCAGCATGTTGAAAACCAGTTAGGTGAAAAGGTTAATTTAATTTTAGATGGCGGTAAGTGCAGAGTTGGTGTTGAATCAACAATAATAAAAATTGACAATAAAGGGGTTGAATTACTACGACCAGGCGGGATACCAATTGAAGAGATTGAAATTTATACCGGTAAATTGAAAAGAAGAACTACTTCTAATAAACCTGCAGCGCCAGGACAGCTTCCATACCACTATGCACCGTCTATTCCAATCGCCTTTCTCAGCAGAAACTCAATTTTTAAAAACAAAAAAAAGAAAGTCGGTGCTATTTTTTTTAGTGAAAAAAAAATTAATTATGAATTCGCATCAGTAAAAATACTTTCCGAAAAAAAGGATTTGAGAGAAGCTGCAGCTAATTTATTCCAATATCTACACGAACTTGAAAATCAAAAATTAGACATCATTTTAGTTGAGAAAGTCCAGGAAAAAGGACTTGGCCTTGCAATTATGGACCGCTTAAAAAAAGCTATTAGAAAATATAAATAA
- the hisN gene encoding histidinol-phosphatase, producing the protein METLNDIKKFCKVLANESGKVIKSYFRTKVSVEKKVDFSPVTIADKKAEEVLRELIMKEFPEHGILGEEFGEYNSNAEYKWVLDPIDGTKSFICGAVTFGTLIALLKNEKPILGVINQPVLNEFLIGDNYSAKLNEVDTKVRKCENLNEAVLLTTDHLNIGKYQNQKKFDELIKKVYIYRNWGDCYGYYLVATGYADIMIDPIMNKWDLLALVPIINGAGGKITDYHGKDAVTGNSIIATGGLIHDQVVEMLN; encoded by the coding sequence ATGGAGACGTTAAACGATATAAAAAAATTTTGTAAAGTACTTGCAAATGAAAGCGGTAAGGTAATTAAAAGTTATTTCCGTACAAAAGTTTCTGTAGAAAAAAAAGTAGACTTTTCACCTGTTACAATTGCAGATAAAAAAGCTGAAGAAGTGCTGCGCGAATTGATAATGAAAGAATTTCCCGAGCATGGAATTTTAGGTGAAGAATTTGGTGAGTATAATTCTAATGCTGAGTATAAATGGGTACTTGATCCAATTGACGGCACTAAAAGCTTTATCTGCGGTGCAGTTACATTTGGGACTTTAATTGCGCTACTTAAAAACGAGAAACCAATATTAGGAGTAATTAATCAGCCTGTGCTTAATGAATTTTTAATTGGAGATAATTACTCGGCCAAATTGAACGAGGTTGATACTAAAGTAAGAAAGTGCGAGAATTTAAATGAGGCGGTTCTGCTTACTACAGACCATTTAAATATTGGCAAGTACCAAAATCAAAAGAAATTCGATGAGCTGATTAAGAAAGTTTATATTTACAGGAACTGGGGTGATTGTTATGGCTACTATCTTGTAGCAACTGGCTATGCCGATATAATGATAGACCCTATAATGAATAAATGGGACTTATTAGCTTTAGTGCCAATAATAAATGGTGCTGGAGGTAAAATAACAGATTACCACGGCAAAGATGCTGTCACGGGCAATAGTATTATAGCGACGGGCGGTTTAATTCACGACCAGGTTGTAGAAATGTTGAATTAA
- the trxA gene encoding thioredoxin — protein sequence MKNITEGTDFNFQEEVLQSDLPVLVDFWAPWCAPCRMVAPIVEEIANDFSGKLKVVKLNTDENFQTASLYGIMSIPTLGIFKNGKLVDSVIGAVPKQYLLNKLKPYLETIN from the coding sequence ATGAAAAACATAACTGAAGGAACAGATTTTAATTTTCAAGAGGAAGTTTTACAATCGGATTTGCCGGTATTAGTAGATTTTTGGGCGCCGTGGTGTGCACCTTGTAGAATGGTTGCTCCAATTGTAGAAGAAATTGCAAATGACTTTAGTGGTAAATTAAAAGTTGTTAAGCTAAATACAGATGAAAATTTTCAAACTGCGTCTCTTTATGGAATCATGAGCATACCAACTCTTGGCATATTTAAAAATGGCAAATTAGTCGACTCTGTAATTGGAGCTGTACCTAAACAGTATCTCTTAAATAAACTTAAGCCCTACTTAGAGACAATAAATTAA